Within the Marinobacter qingdaonensis genome, the region TTTTCCTTGGCCAGCTTCTCCGCAACCTCGACCGGCAGGTGTTCGAACTCGTAGGTCACCCGATCCACTCGGGAGAGAAAATCGTCCTGGTACTGGCCTTCGCGGTCGATGATCACTTCGCCCAGGCCCGCGCTGGGGCTGCCGGACATGTCATAGAATACAAAGGTTTTTGCCAGGGGGTAGCCGGCCAGGGCCAGCATGCGTCCAAGTTGGCCTGCGCCAAGAACACCAATTCTCATCTCTGTTCTCCTGCCAGTCATGGGCATCTGAAGCGGTCAGTGTGAACGGGGTTACTGCTCTCGAGGGTCTGGATTGTCCAGGATGGTCTGGGTCTGGGTCGCCCGAAACTCATCCACGGCCTTGCGGACCGCGTCATCGGAGGTGCCGATGATCTGTGCCGCCAGCAGGCCGGCATTGGTGGCGCCGGCCTTGCCGATGGCCAGGGTGCCGACGGCAATGCCGCCGGGCATTTGCACGATGGACAGCAGCGAATCCAGACCGTTGAGCGCCTTGGACTGGACCGGCACGCCCAGTACCGGCAATGACGTCTGCGACGCCACCATGCCCGGC harbors:
- the purE gene encoding 5-(carboxyamino)imidazole ribonucleotide mutase; protein product: MQPLVGLIMGSKSDWPTMEHAAQMLEKLGVAYETKVVSAHRTPDLLFDYAKTAADRGLKVIIAGAGGAAHLPGMVASQTSLPVLGVPVQSKALNGLDSLLSIVQMPGGIAVGTLAIGKAGATNAGLLAAQIIGTSDDAVRKAVDEFRATQTQTILDNPDPREQ